In Syntrophales bacterium, the following are encoded in one genomic region:
- the recC gene encoding exodeoxyribonuclease V subunit gamma: protein MAGLRLFISNRLEMLAEKLAETLRIPLSSPFEKEVIVVQSKGMERWISLELARHHGVCANYRFPFPRTAVNEIFSAVIPEFREDSSFVPEIMRWKVMKLLPSCITKQGFENLKNYLEGDGTNLKRFQLAERIAAVFDQYLIFRPEMIIEWEKGKIGKNDERWQAELWRELVSPKEVSHPAAHRESFLQKIQESSTTITNLPQRISLFGISFLPYFHLEIFEEISRHIEVNLFLINPSREFWGYIRSDREMVRRLERGRAGKGQEKFFPEELYLEKGNSLLASLGTMGRGFFAFILDFHAEEEDLFWEPGEENILTSIQSDILNLRDRGQEGDNKTTIAPNDRSIQIHSCHSPMREVEALYDNLLAMFEEDQQLLPGDILVMAPDIETYAPFIQAVFDMPGEVPSMRGESRRIPFSIADRSTRRESTIIDAFLEILDLYGSRFGASQVLSVLEISSVREKFGLAEEDLELIRRWVAEIRIRWGLDGENRRQMGLPEFSENTWRAGLNRLLLGYAMPGKNEHLFNGILPYDHIEGSETLVLGKFIAYTDQLFYHVTSLGRSRTLDEWSQTLTGLLNSFFLTDETTEREMQVLRGAIRNLADQQVVSGFDEVVGVEVIKSHLRNHVEKEGFGFGFMTGGVQFCTMLPMRSIPFKIIYLLGMNNEDYPRRSKALGFDLMARYPRPGDRSRRMDDRYLFLEAILSARKRLVVSYIGQSIEDNSLIPPSVLISELLDYIEQGFALPGEKISDYLVTMHRLQAFNPEYFRGNDKLFSYSDENFRAARCCLEPREETTKFITTKLSEPSEEWKTVEVVNLVNFFRNPVRFFLKRRLQMSLEEEYSTLLEERESFDVKGLEKYTLEQILVEKGLSESAMRGGDLFPIIRASGQLPHGKVGEYRYNSLTEGVREFVNRVQRYLAGGRLCPLDVNLNIARFKLRGQIDSIFADGLIHWRYGKLNVRDHLRIWIHHLVLSSMAPREYPLRSILLGQDGAWEYAPVEKYKETLEVLMHKYWDGLSNPLKFFPETSWAYAWQIFKRGKNREDGMRSARKVWMGSADERGKPGECEDPGYQVCFGKTNPIDAEFQQLAEEIFGTLFMYQEKL from the coding sequence ATGGCGGGTTTAAGACTTTTTATCAGCAACCGCCTGGAGATGCTGGCGGAAAAACTGGCTGAGACTCTCAGGATACCCCTTTCATCTCCCTTTGAGAAAGAAGTGATTGTGGTTCAGAGCAAAGGAATGGAGCGCTGGATTTCCCTGGAACTTGCCCGGCATCATGGTGTCTGTGCGAATTACAGATTTCCCTTTCCCAGAACAGCGGTGAATGAAATCTTTAGCGCCGTCATTCCGGAATTTCGGGAGGATTCGTCCTTTGTACCCGAGATTATGAGATGGAAAGTGATGAAGCTCCTCCCCTCCTGTATCACGAAGCAGGGTTTTGAAAACCTCAAGAATTATCTCGAAGGTGACGGGACAAATCTGAAGCGATTCCAGCTTGCAGAGCGGATTGCTGCTGTCTTTGATCAGTATCTGATCTTTCGTCCGGAGATGATAATTGAATGGGAAAAGGGAAAGATTGGAAAAAACGATGAGCGCTGGCAGGCTGAACTCTGGCGAGAGCTGGTAAGTCCCAAAGAAGTCTCTCACCCTGCGGCACACAGAGAGTCCTTCCTCCAGAAGATTCAGGAATCATCCACGACAATAACGAATCTTCCTCAGCGGATTTCTCTCTTCGGCATATCATTTCTGCCCTATTTTCACCTAGAGATATTTGAGGAAATATCCCGGCACATTGAGGTCAACCTCTTCCTCATAAACCCTTCCCGTGAGTTCTGGGGGTATATCCGATCAGACCGGGAGATGGTCAGGAGATTAGAAAGGGGCAGAGCCGGGAAGGGGCAGGAAAAATTTTTCCCGGAAGAGTTATACCTCGAAAAGGGAAATAGCCTCCTGGCCTCCCTGGGAACGATGGGCCGGGGGTTTTTTGCCTTCATCTTAGACTTCCATGCCGAGGAAGAAGACCTCTTTTGGGAACCGGGGGAGGAGAACATTCTTACCTCCATCCAGTCCGATATTCTAAACCTCCGGGACAGGGGCCAGGAGGGAGACAATAAAACTACTATCGCCCCAAACGACAGATCAATACAGATACACTCCTGTCACAGTCCCATGCGTGAGGTCGAGGCGCTCTACGACAACCTCCTCGCGATGTTTGAGGAGGACCAACAACTGCTACCCGGAGATATCCTCGTCATGGCGCCGGATATTGAGACGTATGCCCCCTTTATCCAGGCGGTCTTCGACATGCCCGGGGAGGTCCCTTCGATGAGAGGCGAATCCCGGCGGATACCCTTCAGCATTGCTGACAGGAGTACCAGAAGAGAAAGCACGATAATTGACGCTTTTCTCGAAATCCTTGATCTCTACGGGAGCCGCTTCGGGGCATCGCAAGTCCTTTCAGTTCTTGAAATATCGTCGGTACGGGAAAAATTCGGCCTAGCGGAAGAGGATCTGGAACTGATACGGCGCTGGGTAGCAGAAATCAGGATACGGTGGGGTCTTGACGGGGAAAACCGCCGTCAGATGGGACTCCCTGAGTTTTCGGAAAACACATGGAGAGCCGGTCTAAATCGGCTCCTCCTCGGCTATGCCATGCCCGGAAAGAACGAGCATCTGTTCAACGGAATCCTCCCTTACGATCATATTGAGGGGAGTGAGACCCTTGTTCTGGGAAAGTTCATCGCATATACGGATCAGCTCTTTTATCATGTCACCTCACTCGGCCGCTCGCGTACCCTCGACGAATGGTCGCAAACCCTTACCGGCCTCCTCAACAGCTTCTTCCTCACCGATGAAACGACAGAAAGAGAAATGCAGGTGCTACGGGGGGCCATCCGGAATCTCGCGGATCAACAGGTGGTGTCTGGTTTCGATGAGGTGGTGGGAGTGGAAGTCATCAAGTCGCACCTGAGAAATCATGTGGAAAAAGAGGGTTTTGGCTTTGGTTTCATGACCGGTGGCGTCCAATTCTGCACCATGCTTCCCATGCGGAGCATACCCTTCAAGATAATCTACCTTCTCGGGATGAATAACGAAGATTATCCACGACGGTCAAAGGCCCTCGGATTTGATTTAATGGCAAGATATCCCAGACCAGGGGATCGGTCACGACGAATGGACGACCGTTACCTCTTCCTCGAAGCGATTCTCTCCGCCAGAAAGAGGTTAGTGGTAAGTTACATCGGACAGAGTATTGAAGACAACAGCCTCATCCCGCCGTCCGTCCTAATAAGTGAACTTCTCGATTACATTGAACAGGGCTTTGCACTGCCCGGGGAGAAGATTTCGGACTATCTGGTAACGATGCATCGCCTCCAGGCCTTCAACCCGGAATATTTCAGAGGGAATGACAAACTGTTCAGCTATTCCGATGAGAACTTCAGGGCAGCCCGCTGCTGCCTGGAACCACGTGAGGAAACAACAAAATTCATCACCACAAAGCTTTCTGAACCCTCTGAAGAATGGAAGACCGTTGAGGTGGTTAATTTAGTCAACTTCTTCAGAAACCCGGTCAGATTTTTCCTGAAAAGACGTTTGCAAATGAGCCTTGAGGAGGAGTACTCGACCCTCCTCGAGGAACGGGAATCTTTTGATGTAAAGGGCCTCGAAAAATACACCCTTGAACAAATCCTTGTGGAAAAAGGGCTTTCCGAAAGTGCAATGAGGGGAGGGGACTTATTCCCCATCATTAGGGCATCAGGACAACTTCCCCACGGTAAAGTTGGCGAATACCGCTACAACAGCCTGACCGAGGGGGTACGTGAATTTGTCAACAGGGTACAACGATACCTTGCGGGAGGCAGGCTTTGCCCTCTCGATGTCAATCTGAATATTGCCAGATTCAAGCTGAGGGGACAGATAGACTCCATCTTTGCTGACGGGTTGATCCACTGGCGCTATGGAAAGTTAAATGTCAGAGATCACCTGAGGATATGGATCCATCACTTAGTTCTGAGCAGTATGGCGCCCCGGGAATATCCCCTGCGAAGTATCCTCCTGGGACAGGATGGGGCATGGGAGTATGCACCGGTGGAAAAATATAAAGAAACACTTGAAGTTCTCATGCATAAGTACTGGGATGGATTGTCAAATCCTCTCAAATTTTTCCCTGAGACCTCCTGGGCGTATGCCTGGCAGATCTTCAAAAGGGGGAAAAACCGAGAGGATGGGATGCGTTCTGCAAGAAAGGTCTGGATGGGTTCCGCAGATGAACGCGGGAAACCAGGCGAATGCGAGGATCCCGGTTACCAGGTTTGCTTTGGGAAGACCAATCCTATTGATGCAGAATTTCAACAGTTAGCAGAAGAGATTTTCGGAACACTCTTTATGTACCAGGAGAAACTCTGA
- a CDS encoding FAD-binding oxidoreductase — protein MAYGRVTAQEVSLFKSIVAPERVSAGESVIELHSRDESFHKRCRPEVVIFPSSSKEISGILKVANEKRMPVTPWGAGTSLEGNPMPCMGGIVLDMQEMNRILEEREGDFQVVVEPGVVYKELNKKFAKKGLFFPPDPGAGATIGGMVANNASGIQTLKYGATKDYVMRLEVVLPTGEIISVGSNAVKSSSGYDLCRLFTGSEGTLGVITQITLRLAPLPLHFTAVLVNFNSVTRMG, from the coding sequence ATGGCCTACGGAAGGGTTACTGCACAGGAAGTATCTCTTTTTAAATCCATTGTTGCCCCTGAAAGGGTTTCTGCGGGAGAATCCGTAATAGAACTCCATTCCAGGGATGAGTCATTTCATAAGAGATGCAGACCGGAGGTCGTCATCTTTCCCAGCTCCAGCAAAGAGATAAGCGGGATCCTCAAGGTGGCGAATGAAAAAAGGATGCCCGTTACCCCCTGGGGGGCGGGGACAAGCCTGGAAGGGAATCCCATGCCGTGTATGGGTGGTATTGTCCTGGATATGCAGGAAATGAACAGGATCCTCGAAGAAAGGGAGGGGGATTTCCAGGTAGTAGTTGAACCAGGGGTGGTATATAAGGAGCTAAACAAAAAATTTGCCAAAAAGGGGCTTTTCTTTCCCCCTGATCCCGGTGCGGGAGCCACCATCGGGGGGATGGTTGCCAATAACGCCAGCGGTATCCAGACCCTTAAGTACGGGGCGACAAAGGACTATGTAATGAGGTTGGAGGTTGTCCTTCCCACGGGAGAAATAATCAGTGTTGGTTCCAATGCCGTTAAGAGCTCTTCAGGCTATGACCTGTGCCGCCTCTTCACCGGGTCAGAGGGGACCCTCGGAGTAATCACCCAGATAACCCTCCGTCTCGCCCCCCTTCCTCTGCATTTTACCGCCGTACTGGTGAACTTCAACTCTGTGACCCGAATGGGATAA
- a CDS encoding acyl-CoA dehydrogenase family protein, producing MFEFTEEQRMIRETVRKLGVEKLGPRAAEVDKSGEFPWDIVKILGDNGILQLPLPEKYGGIEADTTTLCMVSEELARFCTTSSNLVCIQGSNIKIISWGGNENQRDRFFQRLAKGDQITAFALTEPGAGSDVGAMKTRAVRRGDTYILNGTKCFISCGGVADLLPLFAMTDPAKGLKGGVSAFVLEKDTPGFNIGKTEEKMGSRGVPASELVLEDAQIPIENLLGKEGEGLKIALDAINLTRLTVGSHALGIAQGALDYAIEYAKQRVQFGKPIAAFQGIQFKIADMAMQLEAARSLVYRVAFMSDQGMPDVEGLSSMAKCLAVDVSVNVTLDAVKILGGYGYMKDYPQERRMRDAISCLFLEGTGEIQRLNIARFLLKRS from the coding sequence ATGTTTGAATTTACAGAAGAACAGAGGATGATAAGGGAAACGGTCAGGAAATTGGGGGTGGAGAAGCTCGGGCCGCGGGCCGCTGAAGTGGATAAAAGCGGGGAATTTCCCTGGGATATTGTGAAGATTCTCGGAGATAACGGCATCCTTCAACTGCCGTTGCCGGAAAAGTACGGAGGGATAGAAGCCGATACCACGACCCTCTGTATGGTTTCAGAAGAGTTGGCAAGGTTTTGTACCACATCTTCTAATCTGGTATGTATTCAAGGGTCAAACATTAAGATTATTTCCTGGGGGGGAAATGAAAACCAGAGGGACAGATTTTTCCAGAGACTGGCGAAGGGAGACCAGATCACCGCCTTTGCTCTCACTGAACCGGGGGCAGGTTCCGATGTGGGGGCGATGAAAACAAGGGCGGTCCGGCGCGGGGATACGTATATATTAAATGGCACTAAGTGTTTTATCTCCTGCGGGGGAGTGGCTGATCTCCTTCCCCTTTTTGCCATGACCGATCCGGCAAAAGGCCTAAAGGGCGGCGTATCCGCCTTCGTTTTAGAAAAAGATACCCCCGGGTTTAACATCGGAAAAACAGAAGAAAAGATGGGATCAAGGGGGGTGCCGGCTTCGGAGCTTGTTCTGGAAGATGCGCAAATACCAATAGAGAATTTACTGGGGAAAGAAGGAGAGGGTTTAAAGATAGCCCTCGATGCAATCAATCTGACCCGTCTGACGGTAGGCAGTCATGCCCTTGGAATTGCTCAGGGAGCGCTGGACTATGCCATAGAATATGCAAAACAGAGGGTTCAGTTTGGAAAACCTATCGCTGCATTTCAGGGTATACAATTCAAAATAGCCGATATGGCGATGCAACTGGAGGCAGCTCGATCATTGGTGTACAGAGTTGCTTTTATGTCAGATCAGGGTATGCCGGATGTTGAAGGTTTATCCTCCATGGCAAAATGTCTTGCTGTGGATGTAAGTGTGAATGTTACCCTCGATGCGGTTAAGATCCTGGGAGGCTACGGGTATATGAAGGACTATCCCCAGGAAAGGAGGATGCGAGACGCGATCTCCTGCCTGTTCCTGGAGGGGACAGGCGAGATTCAACGCCTGAATATTGCCCGTTTTTTACTGAAGAGGTCTTAG
- a CDS encoding DUF6079 family protein, which produces MESLRDIIDLPEVKTVIQLSDIYDQNLKTKLAEDFILTSEAHANLKAIMGKIREGEGGGVFLEGNFGTGKSHFLTIISLLFNYREAWQPLLAQEPDLTGLYEVLCPRGYLTTEVSLVEYSSRTNLEEIIARSIISSYQRRYNHPPFDPEEGIPERKEFYGKIEEKLKVNGAPGLILLIDELSEFLRSKPESRSFNEDIRFLQYLGERASSLPMWVIATLQESIEDTGETTQEAFNKIKDRYPLRLFLTGTHIEELIGRRLIRIKAAKREGISGLYRTFKKYFPHLGITEERFLSLYPVHPATVSFLDNLKPIFSQHRGVVDFIHYQLKGDPGRNIEGMLHLSCDHLLTPERIFDHFRVRIKERVELNPFTEVVYKYYEDEMGNIFTNREDLDLAFRVLKVLILMAISPVKKKRTIRDIAEMLLHRITELESSINYHYVRDIAERLLREGAYISVERGADPLADHFYISLEADISLLVRRSTEYMVGSFFEDDLRLFTKLKELLDDPRLPLKEYQVSEKTKVKLLWQSTPREGIFLLEQIDRITPERLEEMIRELQETEADFAVVTGTTHRLDDERSHLQNVILPHLREKNAFYCLFWLPQTPEKEALKEALAHLLLLEKYREDATERGKEISAFIQGLLSHEKRLVKERFLEAYQTGTLFSIPSGEEHLRESLKFNALQDLLASFAESLLEARYPRHTEIAPYTSFTTRDQLEEVVEDFLKKGEIVIDKGGRHGLKRIVEGFLLPMKVAKGTPKGFEVVVDPSKSVPVERFRELVEVSGEGRRPLEDIYRRLRKGDLGLSRIQFELLTLTLIFSGHIIPYAGGKRKNPEEIGIYNLQKIDEVSKGEVLPLEYQKELVSLPFIPKKYKNRELNLLTQRELWGELVAMKGGMIEEIENLQEKIGRASEYKALASFDLIGLKKNLDDLRLLFEEVKTSYPPREGIERFLRESRNHPFIGKSFFRFEAAKSFFTDDLERYLFMYSYVNHTELAIPEGKEYETIRLQLSDIREYLIARCPYLEEGYMENLGRLFHNFLQGYVLQYQKEHQRATSPEGIHPYSRVKESLRYTILSNFSRVEYVSVKNDRVKVERMLAEVFSTRCSDFTMEGLHRRPICGCGFHLGDRRELPGLHAIESTIDQGIREYLLAFKEGANRERLVSYAAGLKETGKAGVAEKINRLLDFPISRLTDNPEASLKELENLSGGDSIRAINDAFSGKVIMVSRDIDEFYENTVERSFLKERLFNIFLEWLQGGEDLREETYIRVTSAKRGPLRAAGYPSSFPALWEVIQERYPELTGLFKELGEREFNCVLFLSLWGKTQETEEKELLPFIGSVLGREAGEMARIAREIASHHELLCQAAECVMVNREEEAGGLLEDAEKFLQEKKKDLALFGLIDKREPLDYLRFLEKEVVFPSLAVRALRDLIKRVEREPSRIGRKVMEDLILRQRETKSPKRMKKEEIFQTLRHLIGLETSLRNLSGMPREDGDFLFWEDAYRSSLWGIFYDYHCTSHSLNQLGLLDDVNLQRKKKALKDISLRWGGAFEKFYLPLGEAMEEKKEKRGKHPLHIRDIPDTLFQRFKDSLGKGRGYFILLDGMRWDLWEYIKENTFITKSLNYRILEEIPLWALLPTTTEIQIGSLLASTAMLDLVSERRASYSNIRDAGSSLADAYEEIELEKDVKIVKFGFIDNKLHQSKDDLITLFREICVNIEVSVKNYLDRIPRGSLIFLFSDHGFLENPGFRKGKEEPRYLHGGASPWEVIVPMVAILKT; this is translated from the coding sequence ATGGAGTCTCTAAGGGATATAATAGATCTTCCTGAGGTTAAAACCGTAATCCAGCTCTCTGATATCTATGATCAGAACTTAAAGACGAAACTGGCGGAGGACTTTATCCTTACCTCGGAGGCCCATGCCAACCTTAAGGCCATCATGGGTAAGATCAGGGAGGGGGAGGGGGGAGGTGTCTTCCTTGAGGGGAATTTTGGTACGGGTAAGTCCCACTTCCTCACGATTATCAGCCTCCTTTTTAACTACCGTGAGGCATGGCAGCCCCTCCTCGCCCAGGAACCGGATTTAACGGGGTTATATGAGGTCCTCTGCCCCAGAGGATATCTCACGACAGAGGTATCCCTGGTGGAATACAGCAGCAGGACCAACCTGGAAGAAATCATCGCGAGGTCAATCATCAGCTCCTACCAGAGGAGATACAACCATCCCCCCTTTGACCCGGAAGAGGGAATCCCTGAGAGGAAGGAGTTTTACGGAAAGATCGAGGAGAAACTCAAGGTCAACGGAGCACCCGGCCTTATTCTCCTGATAGATGAGTTATCCGAGTTCTTGAGATCAAAGCCTGAAAGCAGGAGTTTCAATGAGGACATCCGCTTCCTTCAATACCTGGGCGAGAGGGCCTCATCGTTGCCGATGTGGGTTATTGCCACCCTCCAGGAGAGCATCGAGGATACCGGTGAGACCACCCAGGAGGCATTCAACAAGATCAAAGACCGTTACCCTCTAAGGCTTTTTCTTACCGGTACCCACATAGAAGAGTTGATCGGAAGAAGGCTCATCAGGATAAAGGCCGCGAAAAGGGAGGGAATCTCCGGGCTCTACCGCACATTTAAGAAGTACTTCCCCCATCTCGGGATCACAGAGGAGAGGTTTCTCTCCTTATACCCGGTACATCCCGCCACCGTATCCTTCCTCGACAATCTGAAACCCATCTTTTCACAGCACCGGGGTGTCGTTGATTTTATCCATTACCAGCTCAAGGGGGACCCGGGCCGGAATATTGAAGGAATGCTCCATCTATCCTGTGATCACCTCCTCACCCCGGAGCGGATATTTGATCACTTCCGGGTGAGGATAAAAGAGAGGGTTGAACTCAATCCCTTCACCGAGGTGGTCTATAAGTATTACGAAGATGAGATGGGGAATATCTTTACCAACAGGGAAGACTTAGACCTCGCCTTCAGAGTACTGAAGGTCCTGATCCTGATGGCCATCTCTCCTGTTAAGAAGAAGAGAACCATCAGGGATATAGCGGAGATGCTGCTGCACAGGATAACGGAACTGGAGTCCTCGATAAATTACCACTACGTCAGGGATATTGCGGAAAGGCTTCTCAGAGAAGGGGCATACATCTCGGTGGAGAGAGGAGCCGACCCCCTTGCCGATCACTTCTACATCAGCCTGGAAGCGGATATAAGTCTCCTCGTCAGGAGATCTACAGAGTATATGGTGGGGTCATTCTTTGAGGATGATCTGAGGCTCTTCACGAAACTAAAAGAGTTGTTGGATGACCCCCGCCTTCCCCTCAAAGAGTATCAAGTATCTGAAAAAACGAAGGTAAAACTTCTCTGGCAGTCCACCCCGAGGGAGGGGATCTTTCTCCTGGAACAGATAGACAGAATAACGCCTGAGCGGTTGGAGGAGATGATCCGGGAGCTTCAGGAGACGGAAGCCGATTTTGCCGTCGTTACCGGAACTACCCATCGTCTGGATGATGAGAGATCGCATCTTCAGAATGTCATCCTGCCCCATCTCAGGGAAAAGAACGCCTTCTATTGCCTCTTCTGGCTTCCCCAGACCCCCGAAAAAGAGGCGCTCAAGGAGGCCCTTGCCCACCTCCTCCTCCTGGAGAAATACAGGGAAGATGCCACGGAAAGGGGTAAGGAGATCAGTGCATTCATCCAGGGACTCCTCTCTCATGAAAAGAGGCTGGTAAAGGAGAGATTCCTGGAGGCATACCAGACGGGGACCCTCTTTTCCATCCCCTCTGGTGAGGAACATCTCCGGGAATCCCTGAAATTTAATGCACTTCAGGATCTTCTGGCCAGCTTTGCCGAATCTCTGCTGGAGGCAAGGTACCCCAGGCATACAGAGATAGCCCCCTATACCTCCTTTACTACAAGGGATCAACTCGAGGAGGTGGTGGAGGACTTTCTGAAGAAGGGAGAGATAGTTATAGATAAGGGGGGCCGCCACGGGCTTAAGAGGATAGTGGAGGGGTTTCTCCTTCCGATGAAGGTGGCAAAGGGCACTCCCAAGGGCTTTGAGGTTGTTGTTGACCCTTCCAAGAGTGTCCCGGTGGAGAGGTTCCGGGAACTGGTCGAGGTATCCGGGGAAGGGAGGCGCCCCCTCGAAGATATCTACCGGAGGCTCAGGAAGGGGGATCTGGGGCTCTCCCGAATCCAGTTTGAACTCCTGACCCTTACCCTGATCTTCTCCGGCCATATTATCCCCTATGCCGGGGGAAAGAGGAAGAACCCGGAGGAGATCGGTATCTACAACCTCCAAAAGATAGACGAGGTATCGAAGGGTGAGGTCCTTCCCCTGGAGTATCAGAAAGAGCTGGTCTCACTCCCCTTTATCCCTAAGAAGTACAAAAACAGGGAGCTTAACCTTCTCACCCAGAGGGAACTATGGGGGGAGCTTGTGGCGATGAAGGGGGGGATGATAGAAGAGATCGAAAATCTCCAGGAAAAAATCGGCCGGGCTTCAGAATATAAGGCCCTGGCAAGCTTTGACCTAATAGGACTGAAGAAGAACCTGGACGACCTGAGGCTCCTCTTTGAGGAGGTTAAGACTTCATATCCGCCCAGGGAAGGGATAGAGAGGTTTTTAAGGGAGAGCAGGAACCACCCCTTTATAGGGAAGAGCTTTTTTAGGTTTGAGGCCGCCAAGAGTTTTTTCACGGATGATCTGGAGCGATATCTGTTCATGTATAGTTACGTCAACCACACGGAGCTGGCGATACCTGAGGGAAAGGAATACGAAACCATCAGACTTCAACTCTCCGATATAAGAGAATATCTCATTGCCCGTTGCCCGTATCTGGAAGAAGGTTATATGGAAAATTTAGGGAGGCTTTTCCATAACTTCCTTCAGGGGTATGTCCTGCAGTATCAAAAGGAACACCAGAGGGCCACCTCACCGGAAGGGATTCACCCCTACAGCAGGGTGAAAGAATCCCTGAGATACACGATTCTCTCTAATTTCTCGAGGGTGGAATACGTCTCGGTAAAGAACGACAGGGTAAAGGTAGAAAGGATGCTGGCGGAGGTTTTTTCCACGAGATGTTCAGATTTCACCATGGAGGGCCTTCACAGGAGGCCGATATGCGGGTGTGGATTTCACCTCGGAGACAGGCGGGAACTACCGGGACTCCATGCCATCGAATCCACCATTGATCAGGGGATAAGAGAGTACCTCCTGGCATTTAAGGAGGGGGCGAACAGGGAAAGACTTGTCTCGTATGCCGCGGGTTTAAAGGAGACCGGAAAGGCCGGGGTGGCAGAGAAGATAAACCGCTTACTCGATTTTCCTATATCCCGGCTGACAGATAACCCTGAGGCATCTCTGAAGGAGTTGGAGAATCTCTCAGGTGGTGATTCCATCAGGGCCATCAACGATGCCTTTTCTGGAAAGGTGATCATGGTCTCGAGGGATATAGATGAGTTCTATGAGAATACGGTGGAAAGGAGTTTTCTTAAGGAGAGGCTTTTTAATATCTTTCTTGAATGGCTCCAGGGTGGGGAGGATCTCAGGGAAGAGACCTACATCAGGGTTACGAGTGCAAAAAGGGGCCCTCTAAGGGCTGCCGGCTACCCCTCTTCATTTCCCGCCCTTTGGGAGGTTATTCAGGAGAGGTATCCGGAGCTTACCGGTCTCTTTAAAGAATTGGGTGAGCGGGAGTTTAATTGCGTTCTCTTCCTCTCCCTCTGGGGAAAGACCCAGGAGACAGAGGAGAAAGAGCTTCTCCCCTTCATCGGCAGCGTCCTGGGGAGAGAAGCCGGCGAGATGGCAAGGATTGCAAGGGAGATAGCATCCCACCACGAACTCCTCTGTCAGGCGGCGGAATGTGTCATGGTCAACAGGGAGGAAGAGGCCGGCGGCTTGTTAGAGGATGCAGAGAAGTTTTTGCAGGAGAAAAAGAAAGACCTTGCCCTCTTCGGGCTTATTGATAAAAGAGAACCACTGGATTACTTAAGGTTCCTCGAAAAGGAGGTGGTCTTCCCCTCTCTGGCGGTCCGGGCGCTGAGAGACCTCATCAAAAGGGTGGAGAGGGAACCATCCAGGATAGGGAGGAAGGTGATGGAAGATCTTATCCTTCGCCAGAGGGAGACCAAAAGTCCCAAGAGGATGAAAAAAGAGGAAATTTTCCAGACATTGAGACATCTCATCGGCCTGGAGACCTCCCTGAGGAATCTTTCCGGTATGCCCCGGGAAGATGGAGATTTTCTCTTCTGGGAGGATGCCTACCGCTCTTCCCTCTGGGGTATCTTTTACGATTACCATTGTACCTCTCACTCCTTGAATCAACTGGGGCTGCTGGATGATGTAAACCTCCAGCGGAAGAAAAAGGCACTGAAAGATATCTCCTTAAGGTGGGGAGGCGCCTTTGAAAAGTTCTATCTTCCCCTGGGGGAAGCCATGGAGGAAAAGAAGGAAAAAAGGGGGAAGCATCCTCTCCACATCAGAGATATCCCTGATACTCTCTTTCAGAGGTTCAAAGACTCACTGGGGAAGGGCAGGGGATACTTCATCCTCCTCGATGGAATGCGGTGGGACCTGTGGGAGTACATTAAAGAGAATACCTTTATCACTAAATCCCTCAATTACAGAATACTGGAAGAGATACCCCTCTGGGCGCTCCTTCCCACGACAACAGAGATTCAGATTGGGTCTCTACTTGCCTCTACCGCCATGTTAGATCTGGTCTCTGAGAGAAGGGCCTCATACAGCAATATCAGGGATGCGGGGTCTTCCCTTGCCGACGCTTATGAAGAGATCGAATTAGAAAAAGATGTAAAGATAGTGAAATTCGGCTTTATAGACAATAAACTCCACCAATCAAAGGATGACCTTATCACACTCTTTAGAGAGATATGTGTAAACATAGAAGTCTCCGTGAAAAACTATCTGGACAGAATCCCCAGAGGTTCCCTCATCTTCCTCTTCTCCGACCATGGTTTCTTAGAAAACCCGGGATTCAGGAAGGGCAAGGAGGAGCCCCGATACCTCCACGGCGGGGCAAGCCCGTGGGAGGTAATAGTTCCCATGGTGGCAATTCTAAAGACGTGA